In Camarhynchus parvulus chromosome 28, STF_HiC, whole genome shotgun sequence, the following proteins share a genomic window:
- the KLHL26 gene encoding kelch-like protein 26 isoform X1, protein MAESGGAEFGAERPSSMADKNSTLKCTFSAPGHSTTLLQGLASLRAQAQLLDVILTINNEVFQVHKVVLAACSDYFRAMFTGGMREASQDVIELKGVSAKGLKHIIDFAYSAEVTLDLDCIQDVLGAAVFLQMVPVVELCEEFLKSAMSVETCLNIGQMATTFSLASLKESVDAFTFRHFLQISEEEDFLHLPLERLVFFLQSNKLKSCSEIELFRAAVRWLQFDPARRASASRVLCHIRFPLMKSSELVDSVQTLDIMVEDVLCRQYLLEAFNYQILPFRQHEMQSPRTAIRSDVLSLVTFGGTPYTDNDRTVSSKVFCLPDAGGRQFRELTSMEVGSSHSCVAVLDNFVYLVGGQQLQYRSGEGAVDVSYRYDPHLNQWLRIQAMQESRIQFQLNVLRGMVYATGGRNRSGSLASVEKYCPKDNEWTYVCSLKRRTWGHAGATVGDRLYISGGYGISVEDKKALHCYDPAADQWEFKTPMNEPRVLHAMVSANSRIYALGGRMDHVDRCFDVLAVEYYVPETDQWTTVSPMRAGQSEAGCCLLEKKIYIVGGYNWHLNNVTSIVQVYNTETDEWERDLHFPESFAGIACAPVILPQVTSQR, encoded by the exons CATGGCTGACAAGAACAGCACCCTGAAATGCACGTTCTCTGCTCCTGGCCACAGCACCACGCTGCTGCAGGGACTGGCCTCGCTCCgagcccaggctcagctgctTGATGTCATCCTCACTATAAATAATGAAGTGTTTCAGGTTCATAAAGTTGTCTTGGCTGCCTGCAGTGACTATTTCAG GGCCATGTTCACGGGCGGGATGAGAGAAGCCAGCCAGGACGTGATCGAGCTCAAGGGCGTGTCTGCCAAGGGCCTGAAGCACATCATCGACTTCGCCTACAGCGCCGAGGTCACCCTGGACCTCGACTGCATCCAGGACGTGCTGGGAGCCGCCGTCTTCCTGCAGATGGTGCCGGTGGTGGAGCTGTGCGAGGAGTTCCTCAAGTCGGCCATGAGCGTGGAGACGTGCCTCAACATCGGCCAGATGGCCACCACCTTCAGCCTGGCCTCCCTCAAGGAATCCGTGGACGCCTTCACCTTCAGGCACTTCCTGCAGATCTCCGAGGAGGAGGATTTCCTCCACCTGCCCCTGGAGCGCCTGGTGTTCTTCCTGCAGAGCAACAAGCTCAAGAGCTGCAGCGAGATCGAGCTGTTCCGCGCCGCCGTGCGCTGGCTGCAGTTCGACCCCGCGCGCCGCGCCAGCGCCAGCCGCGTGCTCTGCCACATCCGCTTCCCGCTCATGAAGTCCTCGGAGCTGGTGGACAGCGTGCAGACCCTGGACATCATGGTGGAGGACGTGCTGTGCCGCCAGTACCTGCTGGAGGCCTTCAACTACCAGATCCTGCCCTTCCGGCAGCACGAGATGCAGTCCCCGCGCACGGCCATCCGCTCGGACGTGCTGTCCCTCGTCACCTTCGGCGGCACCCCCTACACCGACAACGACCGCACCGTCAGCTCCAAGGTGTTCTGCCTGCCCGACGCGGGCGGGCGCCAGTTCCGCGAGCTGACCAGCATGGAGGTGGGCAGCAGCCACTCCTGCGTGGCCGTGCTGGACAACTTTGTGTACCTGgtgggagggcagcagctgcagtacCGCAGCGGGGAGGGCGCCGTGGACGTCTCCTACCGCTACGACCCCCACCTCAACCAGTGGCTGCGCATCCAGGCcatgcaggagagcaggatccAGTTCCAGCTCAACGTCCTGCGCGGCATGGTGTACGCCACGGGCGGCCGCAACCGCTCGGGCAGCCTGGCCTCGGTGGAGAAGTACTGCCCCAAGGACAACGAGTGGACCTACGTGTGCTCGCTGAAGCGCAGGACGTGGGGCCACGCCGGCGCCACCGTGGGGGACAGGCTGTACATCTCGGGGGGCTACGGCATCTCCGTGGAGGACAAGAAGGCCCTGCACTGCTACGACCCCGCCGCCGATCAGTGGGAGTTTAAGACGCCCATGAACGAGCCCAGGGTGCTGCACGCCATGGTCAGCGCCAACAGCAGGATTTACGCCCTGGGTGGCCGCATGGACCACGTGGATCGGTGCTTTGATGTCCTGGCCGTGGAATATTACGTCCCCGAGACGGACCAGTGGACCACGGTGAGCCCGATGCGCGCGGGGCAGTCGGAGGCCggctgctgcctcctggagAAAAAGATTTACATCGTGGGGGGCTACAACTGGCACCTGAACAACGTGACCAGCATCGTGCAGGTCTACAACACGGAGACGGACGAGTGGGAGAGGGACTTGCACTTCCCAGAGTCTTTTGCTGGCATCGCCTGTGCCCCCGTCATCCTCCCGCAGGTGACGAGCCAGAGGTGA
- the KLHL26 gene encoding kelch-like protein 26 isoform X2 yields MADKNSTLKCTFSAPGHSTTLLQGLASLRAQAQLLDVILTINNEVFQVHKVVLAACSDYFRAMFTGGMREASQDVIELKGVSAKGLKHIIDFAYSAEVTLDLDCIQDVLGAAVFLQMVPVVELCEEFLKSAMSVETCLNIGQMATTFSLASLKESVDAFTFRHFLQISEEEDFLHLPLERLVFFLQSNKLKSCSEIELFRAAVRWLQFDPARRASASRVLCHIRFPLMKSSELVDSVQTLDIMVEDVLCRQYLLEAFNYQILPFRQHEMQSPRTAIRSDVLSLVTFGGTPYTDNDRTVSSKVFCLPDAGGRQFRELTSMEVGSSHSCVAVLDNFVYLVGGQQLQYRSGEGAVDVSYRYDPHLNQWLRIQAMQESRIQFQLNVLRGMVYATGGRNRSGSLASVEKYCPKDNEWTYVCSLKRRTWGHAGATVGDRLYISGGYGISVEDKKALHCYDPAADQWEFKTPMNEPRVLHAMVSANSRIYALGGRMDHVDRCFDVLAVEYYVPETDQWTTVSPMRAGQSEAGCCLLEKKIYIVGGYNWHLNNVTSIVQVYNTETDEWERDLHFPESFAGIACAPVILPQVTSQR; encoded by the exons ATGGCTGACAAGAACAGCACCCTGAAATGCACGTTCTCTGCTCCTGGCCACAGCACCACGCTGCTGCAGGGACTGGCCTCGCTCCgagcccaggctcagctgctTGATGTCATCCTCACTATAAATAATGAAGTGTTTCAGGTTCATAAAGTTGTCTTGGCTGCCTGCAGTGACTATTTCAG GGCCATGTTCACGGGCGGGATGAGAGAAGCCAGCCAGGACGTGATCGAGCTCAAGGGCGTGTCTGCCAAGGGCCTGAAGCACATCATCGACTTCGCCTACAGCGCCGAGGTCACCCTGGACCTCGACTGCATCCAGGACGTGCTGGGAGCCGCCGTCTTCCTGCAGATGGTGCCGGTGGTGGAGCTGTGCGAGGAGTTCCTCAAGTCGGCCATGAGCGTGGAGACGTGCCTCAACATCGGCCAGATGGCCACCACCTTCAGCCTGGCCTCCCTCAAGGAATCCGTGGACGCCTTCACCTTCAGGCACTTCCTGCAGATCTCCGAGGAGGAGGATTTCCTCCACCTGCCCCTGGAGCGCCTGGTGTTCTTCCTGCAGAGCAACAAGCTCAAGAGCTGCAGCGAGATCGAGCTGTTCCGCGCCGCCGTGCGCTGGCTGCAGTTCGACCCCGCGCGCCGCGCCAGCGCCAGCCGCGTGCTCTGCCACATCCGCTTCCCGCTCATGAAGTCCTCGGAGCTGGTGGACAGCGTGCAGACCCTGGACATCATGGTGGAGGACGTGCTGTGCCGCCAGTACCTGCTGGAGGCCTTCAACTACCAGATCCTGCCCTTCCGGCAGCACGAGATGCAGTCCCCGCGCACGGCCATCCGCTCGGACGTGCTGTCCCTCGTCACCTTCGGCGGCACCCCCTACACCGACAACGACCGCACCGTCAGCTCCAAGGTGTTCTGCCTGCCCGACGCGGGCGGGCGCCAGTTCCGCGAGCTGACCAGCATGGAGGTGGGCAGCAGCCACTCCTGCGTGGCCGTGCTGGACAACTTTGTGTACCTGgtgggagggcagcagctgcagtacCGCAGCGGGGAGGGCGCCGTGGACGTCTCCTACCGCTACGACCCCCACCTCAACCAGTGGCTGCGCATCCAGGCcatgcaggagagcaggatccAGTTCCAGCTCAACGTCCTGCGCGGCATGGTGTACGCCACGGGCGGCCGCAACCGCTCGGGCAGCCTGGCCTCGGTGGAGAAGTACTGCCCCAAGGACAACGAGTGGACCTACGTGTGCTCGCTGAAGCGCAGGACGTGGGGCCACGCCGGCGCCACCGTGGGGGACAGGCTGTACATCTCGGGGGGCTACGGCATCTCCGTGGAGGACAAGAAGGCCCTGCACTGCTACGACCCCGCCGCCGATCAGTGGGAGTTTAAGACGCCCATGAACGAGCCCAGGGTGCTGCACGCCATGGTCAGCGCCAACAGCAGGATTTACGCCCTGGGTGGCCGCATGGACCACGTGGATCGGTGCTTTGATGTCCTGGCCGTGGAATATTACGTCCCCGAGACGGACCAGTGGACCACGGTGAGCCCGATGCGCGCGGGGCAGTCGGAGGCCggctgctgcctcctggagAAAAAGATTTACATCGTGGGGGGCTACAACTGGCACCTGAACAACGTGACCAGCATCGTGCAGGTCTACAACACGGAGACGGACGAGTGGGAGAGGGACTTGCACTTCCCAGAGTCTTTTGCTGGCATCGCCTGTGCCCCCGTCATCCTCCCGCAGGTGACGAGCCAGAGGTGA
- the KLHL26 gene encoding kelch-like protein 26 isoform X3, with translation MFTGGMREASQDVIELKGVSAKGLKHIIDFAYSAEVTLDLDCIQDVLGAAVFLQMVPVVELCEEFLKSAMSVETCLNIGQMATTFSLASLKESVDAFTFRHFLQISEEEDFLHLPLERLVFFLQSNKLKSCSEIELFRAAVRWLQFDPARRASASRVLCHIRFPLMKSSELVDSVQTLDIMVEDVLCRQYLLEAFNYQILPFRQHEMQSPRTAIRSDVLSLVTFGGTPYTDNDRTVSSKVFCLPDAGGRQFRELTSMEVGSSHSCVAVLDNFVYLVGGQQLQYRSGEGAVDVSYRYDPHLNQWLRIQAMQESRIQFQLNVLRGMVYATGGRNRSGSLASVEKYCPKDNEWTYVCSLKRRTWGHAGATVGDRLYISGGYGISVEDKKALHCYDPAADQWEFKTPMNEPRVLHAMVSANSRIYALGGRMDHVDRCFDVLAVEYYVPETDQWTTVSPMRAGQSEAGCCLLEKKIYIVGGYNWHLNNVTSIVQVYNTETDEWERDLHFPESFAGIACAPVILPQVTSQR, from the coding sequence ATGTTCACGGGCGGGATGAGAGAAGCCAGCCAGGACGTGATCGAGCTCAAGGGCGTGTCTGCCAAGGGCCTGAAGCACATCATCGACTTCGCCTACAGCGCCGAGGTCACCCTGGACCTCGACTGCATCCAGGACGTGCTGGGAGCCGCCGTCTTCCTGCAGATGGTGCCGGTGGTGGAGCTGTGCGAGGAGTTCCTCAAGTCGGCCATGAGCGTGGAGACGTGCCTCAACATCGGCCAGATGGCCACCACCTTCAGCCTGGCCTCCCTCAAGGAATCCGTGGACGCCTTCACCTTCAGGCACTTCCTGCAGATCTCCGAGGAGGAGGATTTCCTCCACCTGCCCCTGGAGCGCCTGGTGTTCTTCCTGCAGAGCAACAAGCTCAAGAGCTGCAGCGAGATCGAGCTGTTCCGCGCCGCCGTGCGCTGGCTGCAGTTCGACCCCGCGCGCCGCGCCAGCGCCAGCCGCGTGCTCTGCCACATCCGCTTCCCGCTCATGAAGTCCTCGGAGCTGGTGGACAGCGTGCAGACCCTGGACATCATGGTGGAGGACGTGCTGTGCCGCCAGTACCTGCTGGAGGCCTTCAACTACCAGATCCTGCCCTTCCGGCAGCACGAGATGCAGTCCCCGCGCACGGCCATCCGCTCGGACGTGCTGTCCCTCGTCACCTTCGGCGGCACCCCCTACACCGACAACGACCGCACCGTCAGCTCCAAGGTGTTCTGCCTGCCCGACGCGGGCGGGCGCCAGTTCCGCGAGCTGACCAGCATGGAGGTGGGCAGCAGCCACTCCTGCGTGGCCGTGCTGGACAACTTTGTGTACCTGgtgggagggcagcagctgcagtacCGCAGCGGGGAGGGCGCCGTGGACGTCTCCTACCGCTACGACCCCCACCTCAACCAGTGGCTGCGCATCCAGGCcatgcaggagagcaggatccAGTTCCAGCTCAACGTCCTGCGCGGCATGGTGTACGCCACGGGCGGCCGCAACCGCTCGGGCAGCCTGGCCTCGGTGGAGAAGTACTGCCCCAAGGACAACGAGTGGACCTACGTGTGCTCGCTGAAGCGCAGGACGTGGGGCCACGCCGGCGCCACCGTGGGGGACAGGCTGTACATCTCGGGGGGCTACGGCATCTCCGTGGAGGACAAGAAGGCCCTGCACTGCTACGACCCCGCCGCCGATCAGTGGGAGTTTAAGACGCCCATGAACGAGCCCAGGGTGCTGCACGCCATGGTCAGCGCCAACAGCAGGATTTACGCCCTGGGTGGCCGCATGGACCACGTGGATCGGTGCTTTGATGTCCTGGCCGTGGAATATTACGTCCCCGAGACGGACCAGTGGACCACGGTGAGCCCGATGCGCGCGGGGCAGTCGGAGGCCggctgctgcctcctggagAAAAAGATTTACATCGTGGGGGGCTACAACTGGCACCTGAACAACGTGACCAGCATCGTGCAGGTCTACAACACGGAGACGGACGAGTGGGAGAGGGACTTGCACTTCCCAGAGTCTTTTGCTGGCATCGCCTGTGCCCCCGTCATCCTCCCGCAGGTGACGAGCCAGAGGTGA